From the genome of Danio rerio strain Tuebingen ecotype United States chromosome 2, GRCz12tu, whole genome shotgun sequence, one region includes:
- the mrps14 gene encoding small ribosomal subunit protein uS14m (The RefSeq protein has 1 substitution compared to this genomic sequence), whose product MAAWKLLNTGMGFLHSSLSFSRQACRSPVAVMEQVRSYYVDWRMLRDVKRRQMAFEYADTRLRINAIGKNTILPKELQEIADKEIAALPRDSCPVRIRNRCVLTSRPRAVKRRWRLSRIVFRDLADHSQMSGVQRSMW is encoded by the exons ATGGCGGCGTGGAAGCTCCTCAACACGGGCATGGGCTTTCTGCACTCGTCCTTGTCATTCAGTAGACAA GCCTGCAGAAGTCCAGTTGCAGTGATGGAGCAGGTCAGGAGCTACTATGTCGACTGGAGGATGTTGAGGGATGTGAAAAGACGACAGATGGCTTTCGAATATGCAGATACACGACTGCGCATCAATGCCATTAGGAAGAATACTATTTTGCCAAAAGAGCTACAG GAAATAGCAGATAAAGAAATCGCTGCTCTTCCTCGAGACAGTTGTCCCGTGCGCATTCGCAACAGGTGTGTGCTGACCTCACGTCCACGTGCAGTGAAACGCAGATGGCGTCTTAGCCGAATAGTTTTTCGTGATTTAGCAGACCACAGCCAGATGTCTGGAGTACAGAGATCAATGTGGTGA